One window of Desulfobacca acetoxidans DSM 11109 genomic DNA carries:
- the rpe gene encoding ribulose-phosphate 3-epimerase, with product MAIIAPSILSADFSCLGKEVRAVVEAGADWIHIDVMDGHFVPNITIGPPVIKALRKITDLPFDVHLMIAQPEGYIADFVEAGANIISVHVEASTHLHRTLTEIRRLGCKPGVVLNPATPLETITYVLEEVDMVLLMTVNPGFGGQEFINAVSPKIEKLREIIDRLNLPVAIEVDGGANLETIAIMARAGADIFVAGSAIFNQPDYKAAISRLRTVVDRAQGERTVDRQERF from the coding sequence ATGGCTATCATTGCTCCCTCAATTCTGTCCGCAGATTTTTCCTGTCTTGGGAAGGAAGTTCGAGCAGTGGTGGAGGCCGGCGCCGATTGGATTCATATTGATGTTATGGATGGGCACTTTGTCCCGAACATCACTATCGGACCGCCGGTGATCAAGGCCTTGCGAAAGATTACCGACCTGCCTTTTGACGTCCACCTGATGATTGCTCAGCCGGAGGGGTATATAGCCGATTTTGTCGAGGCTGGTGCCAATATTATTTCGGTGCACGTGGAGGCCTCCACCCACCTGCATCGGACCCTAACCGAAATTCGCCGATTAGGCTGCAAACCTGGGGTCGTCCTAAATCCGGCCACCCCTCTGGAAACCATCACGTACGTTTTGGAAGAAGTGGATATGGTGCTGTTGATGACCGTCAACCCCGGCTTCGGGGGCCAGGAATTTATCAACGCCGTCTCTCCCAAGATTGAAAAGCTCCGGGAGATTATCGATCGCTTGAACCTCCCCGTGGCCATCGAGGTTGATGGCGGAGCCAACCTTGAAACAATCGCAATCATGGCCAGGGCCGGGGCCGATATCTTCGTCGCCGGCAGCGCCATCTTCAATCAACCCGACTATAAGGCCGCCATCAGCAGATTACGCACCGTGGTCGACAGAGCTCAGGGCGAACGGACGGTAGATCGTCAAGAAAGGTTCTAA
- a CDS encoding protein-L-isoaspartate(D-aspartate) O-methyltransferase, producing the protein MIFFVLVLAGQGAAADSFAEARARMVEKDLKGRDIIDVRVLAAMAQTPRHLFVPQHLERWAYNDHPLPIGHGATISQPYIVALMTQAAAVQSGQRVLEVGTGSGYQAAVLATLTDQVYTIEISPELARSAADRLQKLGYHQVQVKCGDGYQGWPEAAPFDAIIVTAATREIPPVLKAQLKDGGRLIIPLGSLFGPQYLLRLTRDGHNFREEMLCPVAFVPLIKPEK; encoded by the coding sequence GTGATATTTTTTGTCCTTGTCCTGGCGGGCCAAGGCGCCGCGGCAGACTCCTTTGCCGAAGCCAGGGCGCGCATGGTGGAAAAGGATTTAAAAGGCCGGGATATCATTGACGTTCGGGTTTTGGCGGCCATGGCCCAAACCCCGCGCCATCTGTTTGTGCCTCAACATCTGGAGCGATGGGCCTATAACGACCATCCCCTGCCCATCGGCCATGGCGCCACCATCTCCCAACCCTACATCGTCGCCCTGATGACTCAGGCGGCGGCGGTACAATCCGGCCAGCGGGTGCTGGAGGTCGGCACTGGTTCCGGCTACCAGGCGGCGGTTCTGGCTACCTTGACCGATCAGGTTTATACTATCGAGATCTCGCCCGAATTGGCCCGGAGCGCGGCCGACCGTCTGCAGAAGCTGGGCTACCACCAGGTTCAGGTCAAATGCGGCGACGGCTACCAAGGTTGGCCGGAAGCCGCCCCTTTCGACGCTATCATCGTCACTGCCGCCACCCGGGAAATTCCCCCCGTCCTGAAAGCCCAACTCAAAGACGGCGGCCGCCTCATTATTCCCCTAGGCTCCCTCTTTGGCCCGCAATACCTCCTTCGCCTCACCAGGGACGGTCATAACTTCCGGGAAGAAATGCTCTGCCCGGTGGCCTTTGTCCCCCTGATTAAGCCTGAAAAGTAA